Proteins from one Halopseudomonas pelagia genomic window:
- a CDS encoding GumC family protein, whose protein sequence is MNSPLRPEKQWYPLAPSDDDADFIDLKKKWHAIWSAKWSIFALVALVTLLAALALSQVQPVYRASTTVMIEAKGNQLVAFQQVYDSTGLLGEYMQTQLGLITSRDVAERVVEKLNLTQHPTFDPRQQPQPLINIKPLINRAKIAVFGEDPDSIEQILTEEEILDFATSRFMERTSVSVEGKSQLVRIAFDMTDRFTAALAANAIADSYIESQLEAQMDMSVKATTWMNSRLEELRGSLKEAENRLQAYREQEGLVDIDGVATISANELGMIGDRMIDARSQRAEAESQYRQVQSMSSQGWERMASVPAVLGHPLIQQFKAEQARAQAKVDELSGRYGERFPAMQSARSDLAAATASLRSQVEQVVAGIERNYQLALANENSLRASFNQNKEQIQDISGKEFKVRELTRDVESNRALYETFMTRLQETTATQDLASTNARIVDRAIPPAEPAAPNKKLLLIIAVVLSLIAGVVIALISEVLNNTFKSTEDVEGQLNLPVLGIMPLMAKKHQKHMHHLFERNEEHQFCEAVRTIRTGVMLADMTRSQKVMVITSSVPGEGKSALAANLAFSLSQLKSVLLIDADLRRPTLARNFDFPVGTPGLANLISGTAKAQDCIQKVSENLDMMTAGAVPPNPLELLASPRFAELLEKAKEHYDHIIIDSPPTQAVSDPILTSTLATSVVYVIKSESTSIPMAQRGVGQLLQSGASIVGVVLNQVDVKKAAKKGDYSGYVDHYGYSAGKA, encoded by the coding sequence ATGAACAGCCCCCTTCGCCCGGAAAAACAATGGTACCCGCTGGCCCCATCAGATGATGATGCGGACTTTATCGACCTGAAAAAGAAATGGCATGCCATCTGGTCGGCAAAGTGGAGCATCTTTGCGCTGGTGGCTTTGGTGACCTTGCTAGCCGCGCTGGCGTTGTCGCAGGTGCAACCAGTTTACCGCGCCAGCACTACAGTGATGATCGAGGCGAAGGGCAACCAGTTGGTAGCCTTCCAGCAGGTTTATGACTCTACCGGCCTGCTCGGTGAATACATGCAAACACAGTTGGGCTTGATTACCAGCCGTGACGTTGCGGAAAGGGTGGTAGAGAAGCTCAACTTGACCCAGCACCCGACCTTTGACCCACGCCAACAGCCGCAACCGTTGATTAATATCAAGCCGCTGATCAACCGCGCCAAAATTGCCGTGTTCGGGGAAGATCCCGATTCGATAGAACAAATCCTTACCGAAGAAGAAATCCTGGATTTCGCCACGAGCCGCTTTATGGAGCGTACCTCCGTCAGCGTCGAAGGCAAAAGCCAACTGGTACGGATCGCCTTTGACATGACCGATCGATTTACTGCAGCTCTGGCAGCCAACGCCATTGCAGACAGTTACATCGAGAGTCAGCTCGAGGCGCAGATGGACATGTCGGTCAAAGCGACCACATGGATGAACAGCCGTCTTGAAGAGTTACGCGGCAGCCTCAAAGAAGCCGAAAACCGGCTGCAGGCGTATCGCGAACAGGAAGGTCTGGTAGATATTGACGGCGTTGCGACCATCAGCGCCAATGAGTTGGGCATGATCGGCGACCGAATGATTGACGCTCGCAGTCAACGCGCCGAGGCAGAAAGTCAGTATCGCCAGGTGCAGTCGATGAGCTCCCAGGGCTGGGAACGGATGGCCAGTGTGCCTGCGGTGCTCGGGCATCCGCTGATTCAACAATTCAAAGCCGAGCAGGCTCGCGCCCAAGCCAAGGTTGATGAGCTGTCAGGCCGGTACGGTGAACGTTTCCCTGCCATGCAGTCAGCACGCTCGGACCTGGCCGCTGCCACGGCCAGCCTGCGTAGCCAGGTCGAGCAAGTGGTTGCGGGCATTGAACGCAATTATCAACTGGCTCTGGCCAACGAGAACTCCCTGCGCGCTTCGTTCAATCAGAACAAGGAACAGATTCAGGACATTTCCGGCAAGGAGTTCAAGGTCCGGGAGTTGACTCGAGACGTGGAGAGCAACCGTGCACTCTATGAAACCTTCATGACCCGTCTACAGGAAACCACCGCCACGCAAGATCTGGCCAGCACCAATGCGCGTATCGTCGATCGGGCCATTCCACCTGCTGAGCCTGCCGCGCCAAACAAGAAACTGCTACTGATTATTGCCGTGGTGCTATCGCTGATTGCCGGAGTCGTAATTGCGCTGATTTCCGAGGTCCTCAACAACACCTTCAAGAGCACCGAAGATGTCGAGGGACAATTGAACCTACCCGTATTGGGGATTATGCCGCTGATGGCAAAAAAGCATCAGAAGCATATGCATCATCTGTTCGAGAGAAACGAAGAGCACCAGTTCTGCGAGGCGGTGAGAACTATCCGTACTGGGGTCATGCTCGCCGATATGACGCGCTCGCAGAAAGTCATGGTGATCACTTCGTCGGTACCTGGCGAGGGCAAGAGCGCGCTGGCGGCGAACCTGGCGTTCTCCTTGAGCCAGCTGAAATCAGTACTGCTGATTGACGCAGATTTACGCCGTCCGACTCTGGCGCGCAACTTCGACTTTCCTGTCGGGACTCCGGGGCTGGCAAACCTGATTTCCGGTACCGCCAAGGCTCAGGACTGCATACAGAAGGTATCTGAAAATCTCGATATGATGACTGCCGGCGCGGTGCCGCCTAATCCGCTGGAGTTGCTCGCCTCCCCGCGTTTTGCAGAACTACTGGAAAAAGCCAAGGAGCATTACGACCACATCATCATTGACTCACCGCCAACGCAAGCTGTCAGCGACCCGATTCTGACCTCGACTTTGGCCACATCGGTGGTCTACGTAATCAAGTCAGAAAGCACCTCCATTCCCATGGCGCAGCGTGGCGTGGGCCAATTGTTGCAAAGCGGTGCCTCCATCGTCGGCGTGGTACTGAATCAGGTAGACGTGAAAAAGGCCGCGAAGAAAGGCGATTACAGCGGCTACGTCGACCACTACGGCTACAGCGCTGGGAAGGCTTGA
- a CDS encoding polysaccharide biosynthesis/export family protein — protein MPMHILKIAVVLLLGFVFQAQAQTQYRLSSGDVVRINVYGEPDLSFEEIRLNDAGTFSYPFIGEVNALDKTPREIEDMIVKGLQDGYIVDPRVSVSVINYREFYISGEVNEPGGYPFQPGLTLDRAIALAGGLTERASKRRITVIRGGDESRTIEKAALDTIVKPGDTITIDQGFF, from the coding sequence ATGCCTATGCACATTTTGAAGATAGCCGTCGTACTACTGCTTGGCTTCGTTTTTCAGGCCCAGGCGCAGACCCAATATCGCCTGAGCTCCGGCGATGTGGTTCGTATCAACGTTTATGGGGAGCCCGACCTGAGCTTCGAGGAAATCCGCTTGAACGACGCAGGCACCTTCTCCTACCCCTTTATTGGCGAGGTCAATGCGCTGGACAAAACGCCTCGGGAAATCGAAGACATGATCGTCAAGGGGCTGCAGGACGGCTATATCGTCGACCCGCGCGTGTCCGTCAGTGTCATCAACTATCGCGAGTTCTACATCAGTGGCGAAGTGAATGAACCCGGGGGCTACCCTTTTCAGCCAGGTCTGACTCTAGATCGCGCCATTGCGCTGGCGGGGGGCCTGACTGAACGGGCATCAAAGCGACGAATCACGGTAATCCGTGGTGGTGACGAAAGCCGAACTATTGAAAAAGCCGCTCTGGATACCATCGTCAAACCAGGCGACACCATCACTATCGACCAGGGATTCTTCTAA
- a CDS encoding outer membrane beta-barrel protein, producing the protein MRTTTLTMAMLAGSFSAHALAVEPQSIDLAGFDFTPTLLLGERYDDNLRGDNEDEISSWVTTLEPSFQLTAEGSKTGHQLEYRATRETYHSESDASHTNHHLTLKSILEFTSRHRLRTGLGYHRIEETTDTTLDGVNDKYSLANGELGYTFGAVTARNQIDLLGRYEQRRFQNSGGINDDQERDTAGLTTTWYHRISPKTRTLGELRYTDHDYTTDLNNRSSVNTAALVGGTWEATAKTTGTLRVGAEKKNFDDSSRTDYTSPMWDVGLTWNPRTYSTFGITTRRAFDEGDDGASTVQDINTLLSWDHIWSPWISTELEYQILDREYKAVDREDDRTAFGAAVVYTYDRWADFKLGYRRVDNDSNTSENDYKRNLYLLIVELSL; encoded by the coding sequence ATGAGAACAACCACACTGACCATGGCTATGCTTGCTGGCAGCTTTTCGGCTCATGCGCTTGCAGTGGAGCCTCAGAGCATCGATTTGGCAGGCTTTGACTTCACGCCTACCCTATTACTGGGCGAGCGCTACGATGACAACCTTCGTGGGGATAACGAGGACGAGATCTCGTCCTGGGTGACCACTCTGGAGCCCAGCTTCCAGCTCACGGCTGAGGGGAGCAAGACTGGCCATCAACTGGAGTATCGCGCCACCCGCGAGACCTACCACTCCGAGTCAGACGCAAGCCATACGAATCATCACCTGACACTGAAAAGCATTCTGGAATTTACCTCACGGCACCGACTCAGAACGGGGCTGGGCTACCACCGAATTGAAGAAACGACTGATACCACGCTCGATGGCGTTAACGATAAATACTCGTTAGCCAACGGCGAGCTGGGTTACACCTTCGGCGCAGTGACCGCGCGCAATCAGATCGACCTGCTGGGTCGTTACGAGCAGCGCCGCTTCCAGAACAGCGGCGGCATCAACGATGATCAGGAACGTGACACGGCGGGTTTGACCACCACCTGGTATCACCGTATATCCCCAAAAACCCGCACACTTGGGGAACTGCGCTACACCGATCATGACTACACCACCGATCTGAATAACCGCAGTAGCGTCAATACCGCGGCTCTGGTCGGCGGAACATGGGAGGCCACTGCGAAAACGACCGGTACGCTGAGAGTTGGTGCGGAGAAAAAGAATTTCGACGATTCCAGTCGCACGGATTACACCAGTCCCATGTGGGATGTTGGCTTGACCTGGAACCCTCGCACCTATTCCACCTTCGGTATCACCACTCGCCGCGCCTTCGATGAAGGAGATGATGGCGCCAGCACAGTGCAGGACATAAACACGCTGCTTAGCTGGGATCACATCTGGAGCCCCTGGATCTCAACCGAGCTGGAATATCAGATTCTTGATCGCGAGTACAAGGCGGTCGACAGAGAGGATGACCGGACCGCATTCGGCGCTGCAGTTGTGTATACGTACGACCGTTGGGCCGATTTCAAGCTCGGCTATCGCAGGGTCGATAATGACTCGAATACCAGTGAAAACGACTACAAACGCAACCTCTATCTGCTGATCGTCGAACTCAGTTTGTAA
- the rfaH gene encoding transcription/translation regulatory transformer protein RfaH: MSKQMELPEIAWYLLQCKPRQDTRACEHLTRQGFECFNPSIQMQTLKRGSIQQKVQPLFPGYIFVRVKAEDSWTSLQSTRGVTRIVAFCGTPCRVSDDIITHLRERCATAQNAQALNPGDRIHVKVGPYAELDAVFVSMDGEQRVMLLLNVLNRQQLVKVPLKHISN; this comes from the coding sequence ATGAGCAAGCAAATGGAATTGCCCGAAATCGCTTGGTACCTGTTGCAGTGCAAACCCCGGCAAGATACCCGCGCGTGTGAACACCTGACCCGACAAGGGTTCGAGTGCTTCAACCCCAGCATCCAGATGCAAACCCTGAAACGCGGCTCCATTCAGCAGAAAGTTCAGCCACTTTTTCCCGGTTATATCTTTGTCCGTGTAAAGGCCGAAGATAGCTGGACCTCGCTGCAATCCACCCGGGGCGTCACCCGAATTGTGGCGTTCTGCGGGACACCTTGCCGAGTGAGCGATGACATCATTACCCATCTGCGTGAACGCTGCGCCACGGCTCAAAATGCACAGGCGCTGAATCCCGGAGACCGAATTCACGTCAAGGTGGGCCCGTACGCAGAGCTGGATGCCGTCTTCGTTTCGATGGATGGCGAACAGCGGGTGATGTTGTTGCTTAACGTTTTAAATCGGCAGCAGTTGGTCAAGGTACCGCTCAAGCACATATCAAACTGA
- the lldD gene encoding FMN-dependent L-lactate dehydrogenase LldD: MIISSPNDYRAAAKSRLPRFLFDYIDGGANDEHTLRRNVSDLADVALRQRVLKNVEGVNLETQLFDEMLTMPVALAPVGLTGMFARRGEVQAARAAAAKGIPFTLSTVSVCPIAEVASAINRPMWFQLYVLKDRGFMKHALEQAKAAGVKTLVFTVDMPTPGSRYRDAHSGMSGQYSAMRRMFQAAMHPRWAWDVGLHGKPHDLGNISLYRESPTALADYIGWLGANFDPSISWKDLQWIRDFWEGPMIIKGILDAEDAREAVRFGADGIVVSNHGGRQLDGVFSSTRALPPIADAVKGQIKILVDSGIRTGLDVVRMMALGADFTLLGRPFIYALATAGESGVANLLNLIEKEMKVAMVLTGAKSISDITEEMLVRTAREQGAYVAGE; this comes from the coding sequence ATGATTATCTCTTCGCCTAATGACTATCGCGCTGCGGCCAAAAGCCGGTTACCGCGTTTCCTGTTTGACTATATCGATGGCGGTGCGAACGACGAACACACTCTGCGTCGCAACGTGTCGGACCTTGCAGATGTAGCGCTGCGTCAGCGGGTGCTGAAAAATGTTGAAGGCGTCAACCTCGAGACCCAGTTGTTTGATGAAATGCTGACCATGCCAGTGGCCCTGGCTCCAGTAGGGCTGACAGGTATGTTCGCCCGGCGTGGTGAGGTTCAAGCTGCACGAGCGGCGGCGGCCAAGGGCATACCCTTCACACTGTCTACGGTATCAGTTTGCCCTATCGCTGAGGTCGCCTCGGCGATCAATCGACCCATGTGGTTCCAGCTGTACGTGCTCAAGGACCGCGGCTTTATGAAGCATGCGCTGGAGCAGGCCAAGGCCGCGGGCGTCAAGACGCTGGTCTTCACGGTGGACATGCCTACTCCCGGCTCTCGCTATCGTGATGCGCATTCGGGAATGAGCGGTCAGTACTCCGCCATGCGCCGCATGTTTCAGGCGGCCATGCACCCACGCTGGGCCTGGGATGTGGGACTGCACGGTAAGCCACACGACCTGGGCAATATCTCCCTGTACCGCGAAAGCCCCACGGCGTTGGCCGACTATATTGGCTGGCTCGGCGCCAACTTCGATCCGTCCATTTCCTGGAAAGATCTGCAGTGGATACGCGATTTCTGGGAAGGTCCGATGATTATCAAAGGCATCCTCGATGCCGAAGACGCCAGAGAAGCTGTCCGCTTCGGCGCAGATGGCATTGTCGTCTCCAACCACGGCGGCCGCCAGCTCGATGGCGTTTTCTCCAGCACTCGGGCATTACCGCCCATAGCAGACGCAGTTAAAGGTCAGATCAAGATCCTGGTCGACTCCGGCATTCGCACCGGCCTAGATGTCGTGCGCATGATGGCCTTGGGCGCCGATTTCACCCTGCTCGGCCGCCCGTTCATTTACGCGCTGGCAACGGCTGGGGAGAGCGGGGTGGCCAACCTGCTGAACCTGATTGAAAAGGAAATGAAGGTCGCCATGGTCCTGACTGGCGCCAAATCGATCTCAGATATCACTGAGGAGATGCTGGTTAGAACGGCGCGGGAGCAGGGAGCTTACGTGGCAGGAGAGTGA